A segment of the Delphinus delphis chromosome 20, mDelDel1.2, whole genome shotgun sequence genome:
ctctagagtgcaggctcagtagttgtggcgcacgggcttagtttccctgcagcatgtgggatcttcccggaccagggatggaacccatgtcccctgcattggcaggcggattcttaaccatctgcgccaccagggaagtcctgggcctCACTCTTAAGATGACATGTGAGCAGAAGTGAAAGAGTGAGCCATAGGGACATCTGAGGAGAGAGAGTTCCGAGttgagggaacagccagtgcaaggaTCCTGACGTGGGAGCGTGCCTAACATCTTAGAGAAACAACCAAGAGACTCGTGGAGTAGAGAGAATAAAGAGGAGGTAAGGTCACAGAGGGAATAAGAGGAAGATTGTGCGGGTCCTTGAGCCACCGTGAGGACTCTGGCTTTTACTACGAGCAGGAGGAGCCAGCAGAGGGTTCTGAGCACAGGAGGCATGTGATCTATTTCAGATGTCCACAGGGCTTCTCCGTGGGGAAGAGACTAAAAGGGTGGAGTTAGGGCAGGAAGCCCAGTGAGGAGCCACTGCATTTGTTTAGGCCGAAGAGGAGGGTGGTTGGAACAAGGAGGCGCAGTAGAATGGGAAGAAGGGAGATTCTGGATCTGTTCTGAAAGTAGAACCAACAGAATTTGTTGACAGTTTGGATACTGGGTGAGAGAGAAAGTGGGCAACAGAAGGGATGGCGTTCGCTATTTCCTGAGATGAGGAAGACTGTGGGAAGAGCAGACGTGGGGCGGTGGGGAATCAGGGGTCAGGTCTTAGACACGTTAAACTTAAGATGCCTATTAGACATTCCAAGTGAAGAATGTCACTCGATGGTTgaatacacacagagagagaagaatagcaaataatacaaataatatatgaatattagAATAGTTATAcattattacataataataatattaacaacagTTTGTTAAATTGACTCTGGTCTTTCCATCTGTTCCATCTCTTGCTCTCACAGTAGCCATATGACATATTAGGGATTATCCTCAGAGGGAGAAACAGACTCAGGTGTATTAATTTACTAAGAgaacacagctggtaagtggcaagaGTCAAGATTGAATCCCAGGTCTGTCCAACTTTGAGACCCAAACATTTCTAATCTGCTAGTCGCTTTTCAATAAAGGGGGTGGATTGAATTGTATGATCCTTGAGTATGCCTTTCAGCTCTAGAGAGTTTTAAACCTGACAGTTCTGTGCTTTGAAGACAAAGAGCCTCCGCATCTGTTAGGATTGTGTGCAGGCCAAGAGTCCACAGGTATTGAGTGAGCAGGGGGGCTCtcctaattttttctttgaatggtTGGTACCCGGACAGTCCTCAGACAGCCTTTCTGGTTTGGCTAATTTTCAGGCTCTGGGCGGAGCTTCAGGTAGGCAGCTAGGGAGTTGGTGGTTTTCCTTTGTTAGTGAGGACTCCCTGGCTTAGTGAGGGAAGAGACTTGCCAATGTCGCACACAGCAGATCCGGGTCAAGCATCTGACTCGACTCTGGAACTCCTTCCACACCTAGGCATGTTCCCTGTGTCCCCGCCTCCCTCACCAAACCTCCTTCTCCACCCAGATTCCTTCCCTGGGACAAAAAAGGATGTAGGCGGAGTtggtttttaggtttttttttttattgtgggtGCATTTCTGGTAGCGGGATAGGGCGGAGGGTCAGGATCTCCcaggagaaggcagaggagggcAGGCGTGACgggtggaaaaggaaaaaggtgaGGGGAACGTCTTTACTCTCGGATCTTCAGCTCCCGCGCCATCTGACAGAGGGCGCAGGGCAAACAAAAGGTGAGGGCCGCCCAGTCTTTCGCGATAGAGCcctggagggtgggagaaagAGGTTAGCAGTCCTAACTTGCATCCCAGGAGGCCCGTCCCCAGCCCTCGGCTCCTGCGGTCCCGGGCCCGGCGCGTACCTGGATGTGGTAGCGCTCGCGCATGCCGGTGCGCAGGGAGTTCAGGGCTCCGGGCAGGCAAGGAGTGCCGCAGCACTCGCCGAAGTCGTCGGAGATGCGGCAGGCGAGGCACAGAGGGACGAAAGTGCCGCACAGacctgcaggggacgcggggcaATAAGGGCGGGGCCCACCGGGTGCCACCGGCCGGCTCTGCCTCGGGGAGGGGCTAGGCGGGGTCCGCGGCGCGCGGTTGAGGGGCCCAGAGGCAGCTGAGTGTTGGTGGAAGTGAGGGTCCCAGAGGGAATTAGGGGTCCGAAGAGTGGGGTTTCAAGATTGGGAAATAAGGTTTGAAGGGGGAGTTGGGGACCCAAGGAAGACAAGTGAGGGTGCAAGGGGGACGTTGAGGGTCCCAGTGGAAGTTGGAAGGTGTGAGGCCGGGATCCTAGGGAGTGTCGGGCGTCCCAGGAAGGCATGTGGGTTAGAGACTGGGAATTCAGGGTCCAAGGAAGGAGATGGGGAGTGGGGCTAGTAGGgcgaggaaggggctgggggtgaCCTTCGCTCCCCTCCCGCTCTTTCCCCGGGCCTGGAGAGGGAGCGGCGGGCACTCACAGATGGGCATGTCACTGCAGCAGTCCATGAGAGTGGTGTTCCAGTCACTGAGCTGGCACTGGTAGCTGCTGGCACCCTGGGGCTGGCTGGTCACTGGGTAGGACATGGCTGCGGAGGGGAGAGGCGGGGGTCAGCGGGCAGCTTCGCAGCACCTCTTGGGCCCTTGCACCTAtgcagcccctccctctgccGGGCTGTCCGGGCGAGGCCACCAGGCCGCCCACTGAGGGGACACCACTGTGCCTCCCGCGTTCTTTATGCCACATCTGGGCATCGACACCCCAGTCTGTCCCTGTTGTTGGTGTCTCCTGCACAACTGGTTcggctggaggtggggtgggtggggagcctGCAAGTCTAGGGAAGGTTGGCGCCACATGTGGGCGGGGTGGGGACCTGCCGCCGGTTCCTCCACGCCTGGGCCTGGGGACCTGGGTCCCTGCACGTCGGGGCATCTGGGGTGCAGGCAGGTGCCGTCTGTCTTCGAAGCCAGGGTGCCCAGGGGAAGGAAGTGGCCATGTTCCGGGGACTGGAAGGTTTGGGGTTCCATCCAGCGATCCCACCTTTGCCTTTCACGTTGTCGTGCATCTCAAATTGCATCTTGCTGGCCCTGAGGAGGTGGCCGTTGGGGACAGCAGATGTGGCAGTGGTGACAACGTCAGAATCTGTCCAAGGGATGCTGGATACTGGGGGAGGTCAGGGCAAGGGGCAGGGGCACTGGGGGCTGGGTTCTCAGGGGTAAGGATGCTGGGGAGAAAGAGCCATATCAGCTTGCCAGCTAGGAGAGACGTGGGATAGGGTTGTATGGGGTTGGGGGCGAGAAACTCGCCCATCTCTGTACAGCTGCCCTCCTCAtaccagaggcagagctggagagaaagaccaaaagacagagaTAGGCAGAGTCAGAGACAAGGGGAGAAAGAGATCAGAGGTAGGTGCCTATAGAGATGCCACCAGTAACACTCACACCTGCCCAGTACTGTTTTTCTGTaagcccatttcacagacagcacactgaggctcagtgagCTGAAGAGAAACGCCTCACATCTGATGGCCCAGCCAAGAGGGTTAGTAAAGGGGGTACTGGCCCCCAGAACTTCCAACTTCAACTCAGTGCCATCAGGTTGAGAAAGGGGGGTGGGTCACAGGGGGCATTGAGAAAGACAGGGATGTCCAGAGAGGTAAACAGTCAGAGACATGTAAGGGGGCAGAGAGACATGAGTGGAgttgggtggggggagaagagagCAGAGGCACCAACCTTTGAGTAGAAGGCTGTGGGCAGATGCTCCTACCTGCAGGACTGCTACAGCGACGATGGAGACAGAGGTGTGGGTGACACCTGGGAACTGAGTTGCTTATATCTGGGCGGGCCACGTGGCCCTGGGTGGGGCTCTGACAGAGATGCCCAGGGAGCCAAGCCGGTCTGGCTGACCCTCTTCCCCACATTGGgacttccccttcctccttctccatccCTCATTCCCCTCTCCCGCCTCCTGCCTGGCCTCAGAGGACCAAGGAAATCGTGGGGGAGGGGGTCCAAGGATGAGGAGCTGGGAGTAGAGATCTAAAGGGAAGTGGGCAGAGAGaccaagagagggagagagaaggctgaGGGGAGGTGCAAGGGGCACAGCTGTACAGACAccaaaagagaggaagagacaagAGAGATAGGGAGGGaatgggagacagagacagaaggagaggcccagaggggagagagagacaaggagattcagagagatggagagagataagATGAGaagacatggagagagagagaaagagatgccGAGACAGAGAGGCACAAAGATCt
Coding sequences within it:
- the CNFN gene encoding cornifelin isoform X1, producing the protein MQFEMHDNVKGKAMSYPVTSQPQGASSYQCQLSDWNTTLMDCCSDMPICLCGTFVPLCLACRISDDFGECCGTPCLPGALNSLRTGMRERYHIQGSIAKDWAALTFCLPCALCQMARELKIRE
- the CNFN gene encoding cornifelin isoform X2; translation: MSYPVTSQPQGASSYQCQLSDWNTTLMDCCSDMPICLCGTFVPLCLACRISDDFGECCGTPCLPGALNSLRTGMRERYHIQGSIAKDWAALTFCLPCALCQMARELKIRE